One genomic window of Falco cherrug isolate bFalChe1 chromosome 20, bFalChe1.pri, whole genome shotgun sequence includes the following:
- the LOC102054158 gene encoding heat shock protein beta-11-like — protein sequence MRPLLPGRGIKATGGSAEAECSQLTGDGTAAAAAAAAAATAAEMLCRMHLAPFASSSLASRLGTVRTLWPHAETIFTELQQEMEKAREFMSSFEQLLSSQGAAVMERAPSTSTTLTQGSGEGFSVCQDVKNFAPEQLSVKVVGRKVVLVGQKETQNVDEKGSFSYKYEVLKREWDVPEEVDAEALTCSLSKEGQLRIEAPKLALPAAPERNVPIQVSPAAPQPGPASEDGAANKARV from the coding sequence ATGAGGCCACTCCTCCCGGGAAGGGGAATAAAAGCCACAGGCGGCAGTGCCGAGGCAGAGTGTTCCCAGCTCACTGGAGacgggacagcagcagcagcagcagcagcagcagcagcaacagcagcagagatgctttGCCGCATGCACCTCGCACCATTTGCCTCCAGCTCCCTGGCCAGCCGCCTGGGCACAGTGAGGACCCTCTGGCCGCACGCAGAGACCATCTTcactgagctgcagcaggagatggagaaagCTCGGGAGTTCATGAGCAGCTTCGAGCAGCTCCTGAGCAGCCAAGGAGCCGCTGTCATGGAGCGAGCCCCGAGCACCAGCACGACCCTGACCCAGGGCTCCGGCGAGGGCTTCTCCGTCTGCCAAGACGTCAAGAACTTCGCTCCCGAGCAGCTGTCGGTGAAGGTGGTGGGCAGGaaggtggtgctggtggggcagaAGGAGACGCAGAACGTCGATGAGAAGGGCTCCTTCTCCTACAAGTACGAGGTGCTGAAGCGGGAGTGGGACGTGCCCGAGGAGGTGGACGCCGAGGCGCTGACCTGCTCCCTGTCCAAGGAGGGGCAGCTCCGCATCGAGGCCCCCAAGCTGGCCCTGCCGGCCGCCCCGGAGAGGAACGTGCCCATCCAGgtcagccccgcagccccgcagcctGGACCAGCCTCCGAGGATGGAGCCGCCAACAAAGCCCGGGTGTAA